In Candidatus Alcyoniella australis, one DNA window encodes the following:
- a CDS encoding peptidylprolyl isomerase translates to MTKAKDGDTVKVHYTGTFDDGSEFDTSKGSDPMEFCIGAGEIIDGFEQALIGMSIGDKKTENIPADNAYGQRKDEMVFVVEKEQFPPEIAPQVGQRLQVPMQNGQMLPVTITEISETEVTLDANHPLAGRDLTFKIELVEIV, encoded by the coding sequence ATGACTAAGGCCAAAGACGGCGATACCGTAAAGGTTCACTATACAGGCACATTCGACGATGGCTCGGAGTTTGATACATCCAAGGGCAGCGATCCGATGGAGTTTTGCATCGGTGCCGGCGAGATCATCGACGGGTTTGAACAAGCGTTGATCGGAATGAGCATCGGCGACAAAAAAACCGAGAATATTCCAGCTGATAACGCCTATGGCCAGCGCAAGGATGAGATGGTTTTCGTGGTCGAGAAGGAGCAGTTTCCGCCGGAGATTGCGCCGCAGGTCGGCCAGCGGCTGCAGGTGCCGATGCAAAACGGCCAGATGCTGCCCGTAACCATCACCGAAATCAGCGAGACCGAGGTCACCCTGGACGCCAACCACCCGTTGGCCGGACGCGACCTGACCTTCAAAATCGAGCTGGTGGAGATCGTCTAG